DNA from Streptomyces rishiriensis:
GTCCAGGTGTCGGGAGCGCAGCCATTCGCCGAGCGCCTTGGCCTGCGGGTCGAAGCGGTGCTGGGCGGCGACGCCGGCGCCGAGAAGGCCCTCGACGACGAAGTTCAGGGCACGCAGCCGGGGCAGGGTGTGACGGGTGACGGTCAGCTCGCGGCTCTCGGGGATCAGCTGCCGGAACCTGTCGGTCGTCAGTTCGTGCACGAGCCAGCGCCAGGCCTCGTCCGTCCGGGCCCACACGCCCACGTTGGCGTCGCCGCCCTTGTCACCGCTGCGGGCGCCGGCCACCAGCCCGAGGGGCGCCCGCCGTACGGGGCCGGGGGGTGGCGGATCCGGCAGGTCCGGTTCCGGGACCTCCTCGAGTACGCGGGTGCCGACGGCCGGGGGTGCGGCTACGGGCAGGCGGCGGCCGTCATCGAGGACGGCGATGTGCTCGACGTCCTCCTGCGGCACGTACGCCGCCTCGAACACCCCGTAGGGGGCGCCCTTCCCGGGCGGCGCGAGCAGATGGAAGCCGGGATAGCCCGCCAGCGCCAGCTCCACGGCCGCGCCGCTCAACGCCCGTCCCACGGAGTCCTGTTCGGGATCGCGGACGACGAGCCGCAGCAGTGCGCTCGCGGTCTCCTCGGTGTCGGCGTCGGCCCGGTCGGTCCGGACCAGCTCCCAACGCGCCTCCGCAGGGCGGGACTTGAGGAGAGCCTGGGCCATCTGCTCCCGCACGAGAGCGGCCTTGGCCTCGATGTCCAGGCCGGTGAGGACGAAGACGACCTCGTTGCGGAAGCCGCCGAGGCGGGTGCGGCCGACCTTGAGGGCCGGGGGCGGGGCTTCCCCGCGTACGCCGTGGATCCGTACCCGGTCGGGGCCGTCCTGGGTGAGCCGTACGGTGTCCAGGCGGGCGGTGACGTCGGGCCCGGCGTACCGGGCGCCCGTCGTCTCGTACAGCAGCTGGGCGGTCACCGTGTCGACGTCGACGAAGCCGCCGGTGCCGGGGTGCTTGGTGATGACGCAGCTGCCGTCCTCGTGGAGCTCGGCGAGCGGGAAGCCGGGCCGTCGCAGGTCACGGCCGCCCTCGGCGAAGAAGGCGTAGTTGCCGCCGGTGACCTGCGTCCCGCACTCCAGGACGTGTCCGGCGACGACGGCGCCCGCGAGGCGGTCGTACTCCCCGGGCCCCCAGCCGAAGTGGGCGGCGGCGGGGCCGGTGACCAGGGCCGCGTCGGTGACCCGCCCGGTGACCACGACCTCCGCGCCCTCGCGCAGACACGCGGCGATGCCGGAGCCGCCGAGATAGGCGTGCGCCGTGAGGCTGCCCGGATACCGGGCGCCGAGGTCGTCGCCCTCGACGTGCGCGACACGCACCGGGACGCCCAGCCGTTCCGCCAACTGCCGCACCGCGTCGGCGAGTCCGGCCGGATTGAGGCCTCCGGCGTTGGTGACGACGCGTACGCCACGGTCGTGGGCGAGGCCGAGGGACTCCTCCAGCTGCCGGAGGAACGTGCGGGCGTATCCGCCGGCGGGGTTCTTCAGCCGGTCCCGGCCGAGGATCAGCATGGTCAGCTCGGCGAGGTAGTCACCGGTGACGACGTCGAGTTCGCCGCCGGTGAGCATGTCGCGCAGGGCGTCGAAGCGGTCGCCGTAGAAG
Protein-coding regions in this window:
- a CDS encoding acyclic terpene utilization AtuA family protein; this encodes MTVLRIGNASGFYGDRFDALRDMLTGGELDVVTGDYLAELTMLILGRDRLKNPAGGYARTFLRQLEESLGLAHDRGVRVVTNAGGLNPAGLADAVRQLAERLGVPVRVAHVEGDDLGARYPGSLTAHAYLGGSGIAACLREGAEVVVTGRVTDAALVTGPAAAHFGWGPGEYDRLAGAVVAGHVLECGTQVTGGNYAFFAEGGRDLRRPGFPLAELHEDGSCVITKHPGTGGFVDVDTVTAQLLYETTGARYAGPDVTARLDTVRLTQDGPDRVRIHGVRGEAPPPALKVGRTRLGGFRNEVVFVLTGLDIEAKAALVREQMAQALLKSRPAEARWELVRTDRADADTEETASALLRLVVRDPEQDSVGRALSGAAVELALAGYPGFHLLAPPGKGAPYGVFEAAYVPQEDVEHIAVLDDGRRLPVAAPPAVGTRVLEEVPEPDLPDPPPPGPVRRAPLGLVAGARSGDKGGDANVGVWARTDEAWRWLVHELTTDRFRQLIPESRELTVTRHTLPRLRALNFVVEGLLGAGVAAQHRFDPQAKALGEWLRSRHLDIPEALL